One Desulfomicrobium apsheronum genomic region harbors:
- a CDS encoding FlgO family outer membrane protein, whose protein sequence is MSKLYVLLFCVFIGGCVQLPPFYEVGSRTKTPPLIPLSYKAGDHLHRQLSGSGVAGYPMLAASFVDSTNVENTNDLGRLLSEQVSSRLSQLGYSVTEVQLRSDELRVLPEGGVLALSRDVSRINTDVPAYSVLVGTYTIIERQIYVNARVLRTGDGVALASSDFTLPYVRPKKIGGGGASVQPSVKTSLD, encoded by the coding sequence ATGTCCAAGCTCTATGTCCTGCTTTTTTGCGTTTTCATCGGCGGCTGCGTGCAACTGCCCCCCTTTTACGAGGTGGGTTCGCGTACCAAGACACCGCCGCTCATCCCCTTGTCCTACAAGGCGGGCGATCACCTTCATCGGCAGCTTTCCGGGAGCGGGGTCGCGGGGTATCCGATGCTTGCGGCATCCTTTGTTGATTCCACCAATGTGGAAAACACCAATGATCTCGGGAGACTCCTCTCGGAGCAGGTTTCGTCCCGGTTGAGTCAGCTCGGATATTCCGTGACGGAGGTCCAGTTGCGTTCCGACGAGTTGCGGGTGCTGCCCGAAGGCGGAGTGCTCGCGCTCTCCCGGGACGTGTCGCGGATCAACACCGATGTGCCTGCCTATTCCGTGCTGGTCGGAACCTATACGATCATCGAACGCCAAATTTACGTCAACGCAAGAGTGTTGCGCACGGGCGACGGGGTGGCGCTGGCCTCTTCGGATTTCACCCTGCCGTATGTGCGTCCGAAAAAAATCGGCGGTGGCGGAGCCTCGGTCCAGCCTTCCGTCAAAACCAGTCTCGATTGA
- a CDS encoding ribonucleoside triphosphate reductase: protein MPQQIVKRDGRVESWSVDRIAQAILKSLNASGIKDPILAKRLAGKVESKLESEAMPEQELVQDTVEQVLMESRLYQVARRYIVYREKRRAIRSQTETFLDVTETIDSYLDKSDWRVSENANMAHSFQGLMLHLSGSVQARYSLEKYPEEVRQAHEHGYFHIHDLSFGLAGYCAGWSLRDLLLEGFNLEGRCSSGPPKHFDAALGQMVNFLGTLQNEWAGAQAFNNVDTYLAPLVRHDSMTYEEVKQAMQKFVFNLNTTSRWGGQSPFTNLTFDLAPPAHIASEAVIIGGKLQDSTYGEYAAEMEMINRAFLEVMLVGDYHGRIFSFPIPTYNITPDFPWETEVGELLLKLTAKYGVPYFQNFINSDLKPEDVRSMCCRLQMDLRELRKRTGGLFGAGDLTGSIGVVTLNLPKLAYLAQGEEDFLDLVGEYASLAKDSLEFKRKMVTDNMDKGMFPFSSRYLKNGFRSHFSTIGILGGHEACMNLLGKGIDTEAGTRLMIRTLEHLREITVRFQEETGSLYNLEATPAEGTSYRLAKIDKKLYADIQASGNGVPYYTNSTLLPVGHTTDIFSALEHQNRLQPMYTGGTVFHSFLGESVPDTKALKSFLVRALTETKIPYVSITPTFSICKDHGYLTGEQITCPHCGQETEVYTRVVGYYRPVKMWNRGKQAEYKDRVEYSQTSCFGQ, encoded by the coding sequence ATGCCTCAGCAGATTGTGAAACGTGATGGCCGTGTAGAATCCTGGTCCGTGGACCGGATAGCCCAGGCAATTTTGAAATCCCTCAACGCCAGCGGCATCAAGGATCCCATCCTGGCCAAACGTCTGGCCGGCAAGGTCGAGTCCAAGCTTGAGTCCGAGGCCATGCCCGAGCAAGAGCTGGTTCAGGACACCGTCGAGCAGGTGCTCATGGAGTCCAGGCTTTATCAGGTCGCAAGGCGCTATATCGTGTATCGCGAAAAGCGCCGGGCGATTCGCAGCCAGACCGAAACCTTCCTGGACGTGACCGAGACCATCGACAGCTACCTGGATAAGTCCGACTGGCGTGTCAGCGAGAACGCCAACATGGCGCATTCCTTTCAGGGCCTGATGCTGCATCTGTCCGGATCCGTGCAGGCCCGCTATTCCCTGGAGAAATATCCCGAGGAAGTCCGGCAGGCCCACGAGCACGGCTATTTCCACATCCACGATCTTTCTTTTGGTCTGGCCGGATACTGCGCCGGTTGGTCCCTGCGCGATCTGTTGCTTGAGGGGTTCAATCTTGAAGGACGCTGTTCCTCTGGCCCGCCCAAGCATTTTGACGCGGCCCTTGGACAGATGGTCAATTTTCTGGGCACGCTTCAGAACGAGTGGGCCGGCGCACAGGCCTTCAACAACGTGGACACGTATCTGGCTCCACTGGTCCGTCATGACAGCATGACCTACGAAGAGGTCAAGCAGGCCATGCAGAAGTTCGTGTTCAACCTGAACACGACCTCGCGCTGGGGCGGGCAGAGCCCGTTCACAAACCTGACCTTCGACCTGGCTCCGCCCGCGCACATCGCCTCTGAGGCAGTCATCATCGGCGGCAAACTTCAGGACAGCACCTACGGCGAGTACGCAGCCGAGATGGAGATGATCAATCGGGCCTTCCTTGAGGTCATGCTGGTCGGCGATTATCATGGGCGGATTTTTTCCTTCCCCATCCCAACCTACAACATCACCCCGGACTTTCCCTGGGAGACCGAGGTTGGCGAGCTGTTGCTGAAGCTCACGGCCAAGTACGGCGTTCCGTATTTCCAGAACTTCATCAACTCCGACCTGAAGCCCGAGGACGTCCGTTCCATGTGCTGCCGTCTGCAGATGGACCTGCGCGAGCTGCGCAAGCGTACCGGCGGTCTTTTTGGCGCGGGGGATCTGACGGGGTCCATAGGTGTCGTGACGCTCAATCTGCCCAAGTTGGCCTATCTGGCCCAGGGCGAGGAAGATTTTCTGGACCTGGTGGGCGAGTATGCCTCCCTGGCCAAGGATTCCCTTGAGTTCAAGCGCAAGATGGTCACCGACAACATGGACAAGGGCATGTTCCCCTTTTCCAGCCGCTATCTCAAAAACGGCTTCCGCAGCCATTTCAGCACCATCGGCATTCTGGGCGGTCACGAAGCCTGTATGAATCTGCTCGGCAAGGGCATCGACACCGAGGCCGGGACACGACTCATGATCCGCACCCTCGAACATCTGCGGGAGATCACGGTGCGCTTTCAGGAGGAGACGGGCAGCCTCTACAACCTCGAAGCCACTCCGGCGGAAGGGACCAGTTACCGTTTGGCCAAGATCGACAAGAAGCTTTATGCGGACATCCAGGCCTCCGGAAACGGAGTGCCCTACTATACCAACTCGACCCTGCTTCCTGTTGGGCACACCACGGATATCTTTTCTGCCCTGGAGCACCAGAATCGGCTGCAGCCCATGTACACCGGCGGCACCGTTTTCCACAGCTTCCTGGGCGAATCTGTGCCGGACACGAAGGCCCTGAAGAGTTTTCTGGTGCGCGCCCTGACCGAGACCAAGATTCCCTACGTGTCCATCACGCCGACCTTTTCGATCTGCAAGGATCACGGCTATCTGACAGGAGAGCAGATCACCTGCCCGCATTGCGGCCAGGAAACGGAAGTGTACACCCGCGTGGTGGGCTACTACCGGCCGGTCAAGATGTGGAATCGCGGGAAACAGGCGGAGTACAAGGATCGAGTGGAATACTCCCAGACCTCCTGCTTCGGGCAATAG
- a CDS encoding ABC transporter permease: protein MFFLDSFWAALRLLLEFDAELLHIVGVSLNVSFWSTAAACILGVPAGFLIGVGRFRAKQAVITFFNTMLALPTVVIGLLVYSLLSRRGVLGSLGWLYTQKAMIFGQIILITPIVIAFTIAAVGRIDDRYRRTALTLGASPWQVALVILREARFSIMAAIVAAFGRVISEIGISMMLGGNAKGFTRTMTTAMALEYDKGEFVLALGLGIVLLAISLAVNVLLGYAQGRTQR from the coding sequence ATGTTTTTTCTGGACAGTTTTTGGGCCGCGCTCAGGCTGCTGCTCGAGTTCGATGCTGAACTCCTGCATATCGTCGGCGTGTCCCTGAACGTGAGCTTCTGGTCCACGGCGGCCGCGTGCATTCTTGGCGTACCTGCGGGGTTTCTGATCGGAGTCGGGCGTTTTCGCGCCAAGCAGGCCGTCATCACCTTTTTCAATACCATGCTGGCCCTGCCCACCGTGGTCATTGGCCTGCTGGTCTATTCCCTGCTTTCGCGGCGCGGCGTTTTGGGCTCCCTTGGTTGGCTGTACACGCAAAAGGCCATGATCTTCGGTCAGATCATCCTCATCACTCCCATTGTCATTGCCTTCACCATTGCCGCCGTGGGCCGCATCGACGATCGCTATCGCCGTACGGCCCTGACGCTGGGCGCTTCACCCTGGCAGGTCGCGCTGGTGATTCTGCGTGAGGCGCGTTTCAGCATCATGGCCGCCATTGTGGCCGCCTTTGGCCGGGTCATTTCGGAGATAGGCATCTCCATGATGCTCGGCGGCAACGCCAAGGGTTTCACTCGGACCATGACCACGGCCATGGCCCTGGAATACGACAAGGGCGAGTTCGTCCTCGCTCTGGGGCTGGGCATTGTGCTGCTGGCCATCAGCCTGGCCGTGAACGTACTGCTGGGCTACGCACAGGGGAGGACGCAGCGATGA
- a CDS encoding FlgO family outer membrane protein: MIRPAIFLALLLCAFPISGQAQCGASRIDMLCDSLAAGLVSNLQVRLDRSGLIMTAPFADLHDVKSTSPLGRILAEELGNALTRHGYRLADTRVFMPSPYSLKEQGETALSAEPDQAGATAGLHTILTGTYALADGGLRISARLVQPTDHAVLATASCRLRLSEEVRSLLATAEPTPAALAQPTVLLNLKTKADAKRVQHALAAQGLYRGKIDGIWGRRSKAALASFRASLAMPATAEWDSATQAALLPTS, encoded by the coding sequence ATGATCCGCCCAGCAATCTTCCTGGCCCTTCTCCTGTGTGCCTTTCCCATTTCAGGGCAGGCGCAGTGCGGAGCGTCGCGCATCGACATGCTCTGTGACTCCCTGGCTGCGGGGCTGGTCTCCAATCTGCAGGTCAGGCTGGACCGCTCCGGGTTGATCATGACCGCCCCCTTCGCCGACCTGCATGACGTCAAGAGCACTTCCCCATTGGGCCGGATTCTGGCCGAAGAACTGGGCAACGCGCTCACCCGTCATGGATACCGTCTGGCGGACACCCGCGTGTTCATGCCGTCGCCCTATTCGCTGAAGGAACAGGGCGAGACGGCCCTTTCAGCGGAACCCGATCAGGCCGGAGCCACGGCCGGACTGCACACCATTCTGACAGGCACCTATGCGCTGGCCGATGGAGGCTTGCGCATCTCAGCTCGCCTGGTTCAGCCCACGGATCACGCCGTTCTTGCCACCGCCAGTTGCCGCTTGCGTTTGTCGGAAGAAGTCCGAAGCCTGCTTGCGACCGCCGAGCCCACGCCCGCCGCTTTGGCCCAGCCCACCGTGCTCCTGAACCTCAAGACAAAGGCCGACGCCAAACGCGTACAGCATGCCCTTGCCGCCCAGGGACTCTACAGAGGCAAAATCGACGGCATCTGGGGCAGAAGATCCAAGGCCGCCCTGGCAAGCTTCCGCGCCTCCCTGGCCATGCCGGCCACTGCTGAATGGGATTCGGCCACCCAGGCCGCCCTGCTGCCCACCTCCTGA
- a CDS encoding MFS transporter, with the protein MLLRARTGNGRGQASEDGLRRTLLTLNVFAALKMTLFPMAIITLFWKDEIGLTLTEILTLQVFFSLASVIMEYPSGYVSDRLGYRWALITACVFGIIGWGWYLAAGTFWGVLVAELLLGVSYAFISGSDTALLFETLRAKDRVDLYTRCDGRMVGWAQGGEAAGALFAGLMYAHWPLLPFVAQIGIWTLALGLCLTLKEPKAESGGPVVSHLAEALRVCRFAFRESSAIRATIMNGMLLGLASFYMVWLIQPYMQECLVPVTWFGPAWAGANLVVALAAANSHRVEGKLGAAGMQALFFVLIVVAYLGLGTVTAVGGFLFYYLLTAMRGLQGPLMRSRLQALSSRANRASILSLHSLAFRTGFVITGPLVGLLADSHGLSTTFLVLAIFFALTLPMAGLNFLRHNRSHSLT; encoded by the coding sequence GTGCTCTTGCGTGCCAGGACGGGGAACGGTCGCGGGCAGGCCAGCGAGGACGGACTACGGCGAACGCTGCTGACCCTCAACGTCTTCGCGGCACTGAAGATGACCCTTTTCCCCATGGCCATCATCACCCTGTTCTGGAAGGACGAGATCGGCCTGACCCTGACCGAAATTCTGACCCTTCAGGTGTTTTTCTCCCTGGCCAGCGTGATCATGGAGTATCCGTCCGGGTACGTCAGCGACCGCCTGGGTTATCGTTGGGCGCTGATCACGGCCTGCGTCTTCGGCATTATCGGCTGGGGCTGGTATCTGGCCGCGGGGACCTTCTGGGGAGTGCTTGTCGCCGAGTTGCTGCTGGGCGTCTCTTACGCCTTCATCAGCGGATCGGACACGGCGCTGCTTTTCGAGACCTTGCGCGCCAAGGACCGGGTGGACCTCTACACCCGCTGCGACGGGCGCATGGTCGGATGGGCTCAAGGAGGAGAGGCTGCGGGCGCGCTCTTTGCCGGACTCATGTACGCGCACTGGCCGCTGTTGCCCTTCGTGGCTCAGATCGGGATCTGGACCCTGGCTCTGGGATTGTGCCTGACCTTGAAAGAACCCAAGGCGGAAAGCGGCGGGCCGGTGGTATCGCATCTGGCCGAAGCGTTGCGGGTTTGCAGATTCGCCTTCCGGGAAAGCTCGGCCATCCGGGCGACCATCATGAACGGCATGCTTCTGGGGCTGGCTTCCTTCTATATGGTTTGGCTCATTCAGCCCTATATGCAGGAATGCCTGGTTCCCGTGACCTGGTTCGGACCGGCCTGGGCCGGGGCCAATCTGGTTGTGGCCCTGGCTGCCGCAAACAGCCATCGGGTCGAGGGCAAGCTGGGCGCGGCCGGCATGCAGGCGCTTTTCTTCGTGCTGATCGTCGTGGCGTATCTTGGACTTGGAACCGTCACGGCCGTGGGAGGTTTTTTGTTCTATTATCTGCTTACGGCCATGCGCGGGCTGCAAGGCCCGCTCATGCGCTCGCGCTTGCAGGCCTTGAGCAGCCGGGCGAACAGGGCCAGCATCCTGTCGCTGCACAGCCTGGCCTTCCGCACCGGGTTCGTGATCACCGGTCCGCTGGTGGGTTTGCTTGCCGACAGCCACGGTCTGTCCACGACCTTCCTTGTGCTGGCCATATTTTTCGCGCTGACTCTTCCCATGGCAGGGCTGAATTTTTTGCGCCATAACCGTTCGCATTCATTGACCTGA
- a CDS encoding substrate-binding domain-containing protein: MKKFLVLFVLLILPCVGLAQDKVLSMSTTTSTQSSGLLDILLPEFKKDTGIEVKVLAKGTGAAIRDGVDGNVDVIFVHDPAREEKFVADGFGTKRYYVMYNDFLIIGPEADPAGAKSGDATVAMKKIAMSEAVFVSRGDDSGTHAKEQDLWKSSGLPLKEEDTVFKSKTKEVTFKTVHPEGMKNYMSIGQGMGKTLTFAEEKQGYTITDRGTYVQYKYGRPEGLQLVPISEGDKTLFNPYGVIPVNPEKHPHVRFDLADTFAKWLVSERGQKVIGDYKLLDKQLFFPDAK, translated from the coding sequence ATGAAGAAATTCTTGGTGTTGTTTGTTTTGTTGATCTTGCCGTGCGTGGGGCTCGCCCAGGACAAGGTGCTGAGCATGTCCACCACGACCAGCACGCAGTCTTCCGGCCTGCTTGATATTCTGCTTCCGGAGTTCAAAAAGGACACGGGGATCGAGGTCAAGGTCCTGGCCAAGGGGACGGGCGCGGCCATACGGGATGGCGTGGACGGGAATGTGGACGTGATTTTCGTGCATGATCCGGCCCGCGAGGAAAAATTCGTGGCCGATGGCTTCGGGACCAAGCGTTACTATGTCATGTACAACGACTTTTTGATCATCGGCCCCGAGGCGGACCCGGCTGGGGCCAAGAGTGGCGACGCGACCGTGGCCATGAAGAAGATTGCCATGTCGGAAGCAGTGTTCGTCTCCCGTGGCGATGACAGCGGCACCCACGCCAAGGAACAGGATCTTTGGAAATCCAGTGGCTTGCCCTTGAAGGAAGAGGATACCGTTTTCAAGTCCAAGACCAAGGAAGTGACCTTCAAGACCGTCCATCCGGAAGGGATGAAGAACTACATGTCCATAGGTCAGGGCATGGGCAAGACGCTTACCTTCGCCGAGGAGAAGCAGGGCTATACCATCACGGATCGCGGCACCTACGTTCAGTATAAGTATGGGCGCCCCGAGGGCTTGCAGCTTGTGCCCATAAGTGAAGGTGACAAGACCCTCTTCAATCCGTACGGCGTTATTCCGGTCAATCCGGAAAAACACCCTCATGTCCGTTTCGACCTGGCCGACACCTTCGCCAAGTGGCTGGTGTCCGAGCGCGGCCAGAAGGTCATTGGTGACTACAAACTCCTTGACAAGCAGCTCTTCTTTCCAGACGCAAAGTAG
- the qrcD gene encoding menaquinone reductase integral membrane subunit QrcD, whose translation MSDRAYWPEGVERCSVGKFLAWLGVISIFLAWGGYGAFKVLGTGIGVTGLDNYFGFGLWITFDLAVIALGAGAFFSGFLRYIVRIDELKNVINLAVIVGFLCYSGAMLILVLDIGQPLRAWFGYWHPNVHSMLTEVIFCITCYCTVLIIEYVPIILENRKINQNRFCHHLAHNFHVYMPLFAGIGTFLSFFHQGSLGGMYGVLFGRPFVFREGFFIWPWTFFLFISSAIAAGPGFTMLCAAMMEGITGRKLVSYDTKKLLGKISGLLLCVYIFFKIIDTYAWAKGILPGMGLTFDEMFSSEHGYGKILLWLELFWFGVIPAALLVTPAVRNRPWLMYSAVVMAAIGVTINRFVFTVQALAIPVMPFDRWTTYVPNWAEWSTSLMIVAYGFLVMSISYRYLPIFPQEVKLNK comes from the coding sequence ATGTCTGATAGAGCGTACTGGCCCGAAGGGGTGGAGCGTTGTTCTGTTGGGAAGTTCCTGGCCTGGTTGGGCGTGATCAGCATCTTCCTCGCGTGGGGAGGGTACGGCGCGTTCAAGGTCCTGGGAACCGGTATCGGCGTGACAGGCCTGGACAACTATTTCGGGTTCGGCCTGTGGATCACCTTTGACTTGGCGGTCATCGCCCTGGGCGCCGGAGCCTTTTTCTCCGGATTTTTGCGGTACATCGTCCGCATCGACGAACTCAAGAACGTCATCAACCTGGCGGTCATCGTCGGATTCCTTTGCTACTCCGGCGCCATGCTGATTCTGGTGCTCGACATCGGTCAGCCGCTCAGGGCCTGGTTTGGCTACTGGCATCCGAACGTTCACTCCATGCTGACGGAAGTCATCTTCTGCATCACCTGCTACTGCACGGTGCTGATCATCGAATATGTGCCGATCATCCTGGAAAACCGCAAGATCAACCAGAACAGGTTCTGTCATCATCTTGCTCACAACTTCCATGTCTACATGCCGCTTTTCGCCGGCATCGGCACTTTCCTGTCCTTCTTCCACCAGGGTTCCCTGGGCGGCATGTACGGCGTGCTCTTCGGCCGTCCGTTCGTGTTCCGTGAAGGCTTTTTCATCTGGCCCTGGACCTTCTTCCTGTTCATCTCTTCGGCCATCGCCGCCGGACCCGGCTTCACCATGCTGTGTGCCGCGATGATGGAAGGCATCACCGGGCGCAAGCTGGTCAGCTATGACACCAAGAAGCTCCTCGGCAAGATCTCCGGTCTGCTTCTGTGCGTCTACATCTTCTTCAAGATCATCGACACCTACGCTTGGGCCAAGGGCATCCTGCCCGGCATGGGCCTGACCTTCGACGAGATGTTCAGCAGTGAGCATGGATACGGCAAGATCCTGCTGTGGCTCGAACTCTTCTGGTTCGGCGTAATCCCGGCCGCGTTGCTGGTCACTCCCGCCGTGCGCAATCGTCCGTGGCTCATGTACAGCGCCGTCGTCATGGCCGCCATTGGCGTCACCATCAACCGTTTCGTATTCACGGTTCAGGCCTTGGCCATTCCGGTCATGCCTTTCGACCGTTGGACCACGTACGTACCCAACTGGGCGGAATGGTCCACCTCGCTCATGATCGTCGCCTACGGATTCCTGGTCATGAGCATCTCCTACCGCTATTTGCCGATCTTCCCTCAGGAAGTGAAGCTCAATAAGTAG
- a CDS encoding acyltransferase family protein, with amino-acid sequence MKDAENGRQVAIDVARALGLLLVYYGHFVEQIMYLKNPAAAVHYKWIYSFHMILFFVLSGWVKGARPSVPPIRKFVQTTLAGRIAPYLFFSVTLAALSLVFSGWFPMLDLSGVHGYFKAVVSTALGFPLFNVPLWFVACLVSVECLHRLLQPYLNSPLRIMAVALVCYVGGFALNEQYFFFGQNVSFWLMHEVPVVYAFYLVGVLLGRSGLPGRVSVGAAAAIFVVALAAVHFTYDLNQGPFRYLQAVIILLSGHGHFLWFPFTALAGTAMIMALGRVLHNVSLLAFFGRNAIILLGLNGVFYHFVNPPVAAWSVTYLPPDGLSVFLVSALVTLVSFGLSLPVIHALNHALPQLVGKPRAAGRFFGPLIRE; translated from the coding sequence ATGAAGGATGCGGAAAACGGGCGCCAGGTCGCCATTGATGTTGCCAGGGCGCTGGGGCTCTTGCTTGTCTATTACGGACACTTCGTCGAACAGATCATGTATCTGAAAAATCCTGCCGCCGCCGTGCATTACAAGTGGATCTACTCATTCCACATGATTCTCTTTTTTGTTCTTTCAGGGTGGGTGAAGGGCGCGCGGCCAAGCGTTCCGCCCATTCGGAAATTCGTGCAAACGACCTTGGCCGGGCGGATCGCGCCGTACCTTTTTTTCAGCGTCACGCTGGCGGCCTTGTCGCTGGTGTTCTCGGGCTGGTTCCCCATGCTCGATCTCTCGGGCGTGCACGGTTACTTCAAGGCCGTCGTGTCCACGGCCCTGGGCTTCCCCCTCTTCAACGTCCCACTGTGGTTCGTGGCTTGTCTGGTCAGCGTGGAGTGCCTGCATCGCCTTTTACAGCCGTATTTGAATTCTCCTTTGCGAATCATGGCGGTTGCCCTTGTCTGTTATGTCGGCGGTTTTGCCCTCAATGAGCAGTATTTCTTTTTCGGCCAGAACGTGAGTTTCTGGCTCATGCACGAAGTTCCCGTTGTCTATGCGTTTTATCTCGTGGGCGTGCTGCTTGGCAGGAGTGGATTGCCGGGGCGCGTTTCGGTTGGCGCGGCAGCGGCAATTTTCGTGGTGGCCCTGGCTGCGGTTCATTTCACGTATGACCTCAACCAAGGCCCGTTCAGGTACCTGCAGGCCGTGATCATCCTGCTTTCAGGGCATGGGCATTTTCTGTGGTTTCCTTTCACCGCCTTGGCGGGGACCGCCATGATCATGGCTTTGGGACGTGTGCTGCACAACGTCTCCCTGCTCGCTTTTTTTGGGCGTAATGCCATCATACTGCTCGGTTTGAACGGGGTGTTCTATCATTTTGTCAATCCTCCCGTGGCCGCGTGGAGCGTCACCTATCTTCCTCCGGATGGCTTAAGCGTGTTTCTCGTGAGCGCCTTGGTGACTCTCGTGAGCTTTGGACTCAGCCTTCCGGTCATTCACGCGCTTAACCATGCCTTGCCTCAGCTGGTGGGCAAGCCTCGTGCGGCGGGTCGGTTCTTTGGCCCGCTGATCAGGGAGTAG
- the qrcC gene encoding menaquinone reductase iron-sulfur cluster-binding subunit QrcC — translation MQAIEFKVKWGMLVDLDKCTGCGACTVACRAENNLPPEADAANKLRTNDWMNIYELSNEKPFPDHEVAYLPRPCMQCGHPSCSTVCPVVATLKDEEGGIVSQVYPRCIGCRYCMAACPYHARYFNWFDPIWPEGMEKVLTPYASARPRGVVEKCTFCHHRFMAAKEQARMNGEDPTELAEDAYIPACAEICPTGAIKFGDLNNSEHEVSKLAASKYAFRLLEKLGTDPQVYYYSKREWVRKLGDNYLKNAKGGEHV, via the coding sequence ATGCAAGCAATAGAATTCAAAGTAAAATGGGGCATGCTTGTCGACCTTGACAAGTGTACCGGGTGCGGTGCCTGCACCGTGGCCTGCCGGGCGGAAAACAACCTTCCCCCCGAGGCCGACGCAGCCAACAAACTGCGCACCAACGACTGGATGAACATATACGAACTGTCCAACGAGAAGCCTTTCCCCGACCATGAGGTCGCCTATCTGCCCCGGCCATGCATGCAGTGCGGTCATCCGTCCTGTTCCACGGTCTGCCCGGTAGTGGCCACCCTGAAGGACGAGGAAGGCGGCATCGTCAGCCAGGTCTATCCCCGCTGTATCGGTTGCCGGTACTGCATGGCGGCCTGTCCTTACCATGCACGTTATTTCAACTGGTTCGATCCAATCTGGCCCGAAGGCATGGAAAAGGTCCTGACTCCTTATGCTTCGGCCCGTCCGCGTGGCGTTGTCGAGAAGTGCACGTTCTGTCACCATCGCTTCATGGCTGCCAAGGAACAGGCTCGCATGAACGGCGAAGACCCGACGGAATTGGCCGAGGACGCATACATCCCCGCCTGCGCCGAGATTTGCCCGACGGGTGCGATCAAATTCGGGGACCTGAACAATTCCGAGCATGAAGTCAGCAAGCTGGCTGCAAGCAAGTACGCTTTCCGCCTGCTGGAGAAACTCGGCACCGATCCTCAGGTCTATTATTATTCCAAGCGTGAGTGGGTGAGGAAGCTCGGGGACAATTACCTGAAGAATGCCAAGGGGGGCGAACATGTCTGA
- a CDS encoding anaerobic ribonucleoside-triphosphate reductase activating protein, with protein sequence MTDTIPSWERVRGMVPVSLCDWPGKITCVLFAGGCNLRCPTCHNASLAWKWTLLPSLDREVVLSDLRRRKRWLDGITLSGGEPTCLADLDGLLADLSSTGLPVKLDSNGSAPDVLERVLAAGLVQAVAVDVKGPWFMYPELTGQALAADAARDALEEVFGLARAYPGRVYFRCTKVPSLTPEDLETTQAQMPQGLPLLFQEFVHPRSDDDFS encoded by the coding sequence ATGACTGACACGATTCCTTCATGGGAACGCGTGCGTGGCATGGTGCCGGTGAGTCTCTGCGACTGGCCGGGCAAAATCACGTGCGTGCTTTTTGCCGGCGGCTGCAATTTGCGCTGCCCGACCTGCCACAACGCATCCCTGGCCTGGAAATGGACCTTGTTGCCCAGCCTTGACCGGGAAGTTGTTCTGTCCGACCTGCGCCGCCGCAAGCGCTGGCTGGACGGGATCACCCTGTCCGGTGGAGAGCCGACCTGTCTGGCGGATCTGGACGGGCTGCTTGCGGATCTTTCCTCGACCGGCCTGCCGGTCAAGCTTGATTCCAACGGCTCCGCGCCGGATGTCCTGGAGCGCGTGCTAGCGGCAGGGCTTGTCCAGGCCGTGGCCGTTGACGTCAAGGGTCCCTGGTTCATGTATCCGGAGCTGACCGGGCAGGCTCTGGCGGCCGATGCGGCCCGCGACGCGCTGGAGGAGGTTTTCGGACTGGCCCGTGCGTATCCCGGACGCGTCTATTTTCGCTGCACCAAGGTGCCGAGCCTGACTCCCGAGGATCTGGAGACGACCCAGGCCCAGATGCCGCAAGGCCTGCCTTTGCTTTTCCAGGAATTTGTGCATCCCCGAAGCGATGACGATTTTTCCTGA